One genomic window of Streptomyces sp. NBC_01498 includes the following:
- a CDS encoding DUF6892 domain-containing protein, which yields MLLAERGIGDPASYVLENGLHTEVLPGSQAHFEALEIPAELLTRVEELCFDAGADVFRHCAPAWDGEDDLFDVRSLDDLAPLPNLREITFVEDGVLAVPDAATIFAARGIDTD from the coding sequence GTGCTGCTGGCCGAGCGGGGGATCGGCGACCCGGCGTCCTACGTCCTGGAGAACGGCCTCCACACGGAGGTGCTGCCCGGGTCCCAGGCCCATTTCGAGGCTCTGGAGATCCCGGCCGAGCTGCTCACCCGTGTCGAGGAGCTGTGCTTCGACGCCGGGGCGGACGTCTTCCGGCACTGTGCCCCCGCCTGGGACGGCGAGGACGACCTGTTCGACGTCCGCTCGCTCGACGACCTCGCCCCGCTGCCCAACCTGCGGGAGATCACCTTCGTGGAGGACGGCGTCCTGGCGGTGCCGGACGCGGCGACGATATTCGCCGCGCGCGGCATCGACACCGACTGA
- a CDS encoding helix-turn-helix transcriptional regulator, whose protein sequence is MEAVLQDVGRRVADPPLGQQHGQVILNSRSWLELQGGTGEGPPREIEVPVGCSAFHDDAANLVDTDDIVLGGHIDLNPAGEALLLEALPPVGHVRASAAAAPRLCGSLDRILDEVAGNLMGSAFAVRQHGQLLLLDMLRACIDQAELPPGRLRLLADERLRPALNLMHAEPGHPWRLEELARAASMSRTTFAARFRIMAGTPPLTYLSRWRILLARRALREGDDRIASLASVLGYASESTFSTAFKREAGESPQRYRYRMRDEAETHAKPSRT, encoded by the coding sequence GTGGAGGCCGTTCTCCAGGACGTAGGACGCCGGGTCGCCGATCCCCCGCTCGGCCAGCAGCACGGGCAGGTAATCCTGAACAGCCGCTCCTGGCTGGAGCTCCAGGGCGGCACGGGAGAGGGGCCGCCCCGCGAGATCGAGGTGCCGGTCGGCTGCTCCGCCTTCCACGATGACGCTGCCAACCTGGTCGACACCGACGACATCGTCCTCGGCGGACATATCGATCTCAACCCGGCAGGAGAGGCCCTGCTGCTGGAGGCGCTTCCACCAGTCGGGCACGTCCGCGCGTCGGCCGCCGCAGCACCCCGCTTGTGCGGCAGCCTCGACCGGATCCTCGACGAGGTGGCCGGCAACCTCATGGGCTCCGCGTTCGCCGTCCGACAGCACGGTCAGCTCCTGCTGCTGGACATGCTCCGCGCCTGCATCGATCAGGCCGAACTTCCCCCGGGACGGCTGCGGCTACTGGCCGACGAACGGCTGCGTCCGGCGCTCAACCTCATGCACGCCGAACCCGGGCACCCATGGCGGCTGGAGGAACTGGCGCGCGCCGCGTCGATGTCCCGGACAACCTTCGCCGCGCGTTTCCGGATCATGGCGGGAACGCCACCGCTCACCTACCTCAGCCGCTGGCGGATACTGCTGGCGCGGCGCGCCCTCCGCGAGGGAGACGACCGCATCGCCTCCCTCGCCTCCGTCCTGGGATACGCATCGGAAAGCACGTTCAGTACAGCGTTCAAACGGGAGGCAGGGGAGTCGCCCCAGCGTTACCGGTACCGGATGCGCGACGAAGCGGAGACCCACGCCAAGCCCTCACGGACATGA
- a CDS encoding cold-shock protein produces MASGTVKWFNAEKGFGFIEQDGGGADVFAHYSNISASGFRELQEGQKVNFDVTQGQKGPQAENITPA; encoded by the coding sequence ATGGCTAGTGGCACCGTCAAGTGGTTCAACGCGGAAAAGGGTTTCGGCTTCATCGAGCAGGATGGTGGCGGCGCTGACGTGTTCGCCCACTACTCGAACATTTCTGCCTCCGGTTTCCGTGAGCTCCAGGAGGGCCAGAAGGTGAACTTCGACGTCACGCAGGGCCAGAAGGGCCCGCAGGCGGAGAACATCACTCCCGCCTGA
- a CDS encoding DEAD/DEAH box helicase codes for MNRTPRTNDRYSRTRSGGSTGGNSRFRPGSSSGSGRPGSSGRSGGGYGRRPAALQGEFALPVTLTPALPAVSSFAELQLPDPVMTTLAGLGVSEPFPIQAATLPNSIAGRDVLGRGRTGSGKTLAFGLALLVRTAGQRAQPRQPLVLVLVPTRELAQQVTDALTPYARALKLRLATVVGGMSIGRQAGALRGGAEIVVATPGRLKDLIERGDCALDQVAITVLDEADQMADMGFMPQVTELLDQVRPDGQRMLFSATLDRNVDLLVRRYLHDPVVHSVDAAVGTVTTMEHHVLHVQNADKYATTTEIAARDGRVLMFLDTKHAVDRLTEHLLNSGVRAAALHGGKSQPQRTRTLARFKTGHVTVLVATNVAARGIHIDNLDLVVNVDPPSDHKDYLHRGGRTARAGESGSVVTLVLPNQRRDMTRLMSDAGIVPQIAQVRSGEAELSRITGAQAPSGVPVIITTPVSEFSERRKSTGGSSRGGRRRPARTRRASAAPQARTGTSPSRPSVNSAA; via the coding sequence TTGAACCGCACGCCTCGCACGAACGACCGTTATTCCCGTACCCGCTCCGGCGGCTCCACCGGAGGCAACAGCCGCTTCCGCCCCGGGTCGTCGTCCGGCTCCGGACGCCCCGGCTCCTCCGGCCGGTCCGGGGGCGGCTACGGCCGCCGGCCCGCCGCCCTCCAGGGCGAGTTCGCCCTGCCGGTCACCCTCACCCCCGCCCTGCCCGCCGTGTCGAGCTTCGCCGAGCTCCAACTGCCCGACCCCGTCATGACGACACTCGCCGGCCTCGGCGTGAGCGAGCCCTTCCCCATCCAGGCCGCGACACTGCCGAACTCGATCGCGGGCCGCGACGTCCTGGGCCGCGGGCGCACCGGCTCCGGCAAGACCCTCGCCTTCGGTCTGGCACTCCTGGTCCGCACGGCGGGCCAGCGCGCCCAGCCCAGGCAGCCGCTGGTGCTCGTCCTCGTACCGACCCGTGAGCTGGCCCAGCAGGTCACCGACGCGCTCACCCCCTACGCCCGCGCGCTGAAGCTGCGGCTCGCCACCGTCGTCGGCGGCATGTCGATCGGCCGCCAGGCCGGCGCGCTGCGCGGCGGCGCCGAGATCGTCGTGGCGACACCCGGACGGCTCAAGGACCTGATCGAGCGCGGCGACTGCGCGTTGGACCAGGTGGCCATCACCGTCCTCGACGAAGCCGACCAGATGGCCGACATGGGCTTCATGCCCCAGGTCACCGAGCTCCTCGACCAGGTACGGCCGGACGGCCAGCGCATGCTGTTCTCCGCGACACTCGACCGCAACGTCGACCTGCTGGTACGCCGCTACCTGCACGACCCGGTGGTCCACTCCGTGGACGCGGCCGTCGGCACGGTCACCACCATGGAGCACCACGTCCTGCACGTACAGAACGCCGACAAGTACGCCACCACCACGGAGATCGCGGCACGCGACGGCCGGGTACTGATGTTCCTGGACACCAAACACGCCGTCGACCGGCTCACCGAGCACCTGCTGAACAGCGGAGTACGCGCCGCCGCGCTCCACGGGGGCAAGTCCCAGCCGCAGCGCACCCGGACACTCGCCCGGTTCAAGACGGGCCATGTGACGGTACTCGTGGCGACGAACGTCGCCGCACGCGGCATCCACATCGACAATCTCGACCTCGTCGTGAACGTCGACCCGCCCAGCGACCACAAGGACTACCTGCACCGAGGCGGACGTACCGCGCGCGCCGGGGAGTCGGGCAGCGTCGTCACCCTCGTCCTGCCCAACCAGCGCCGCGACATGACGCGCCTGATGTCCGACGCCGGCATCGTCCCGCAGATCGCACAGGTCCGCTCCGGCGAAGCCGAACTGAGCAGAATCACCGGCGCCCAAGCACCCTCAGGCGTACCGGTCATCATCACCACCCCCGTCTCGGAGTTCTCGGAGCGCCGCAAGAGCACCGGCGGCTCCTCACGCGGGGGGCGCAGGAGGCCGGCGCGCACGCGACGCGCTTCCGCCGCGCCTCAGGCACGGACCGGCACGTCACCGAGTCGGCCTTCCGTCAACAGCGCTGCTTGA
- a CDS encoding SCO5918 family protein has protein sequence MHCVIARFPFELVKSEVLRSMKGVKPEPVTGESVIIGRRTYPVKQVGEVITRQDRRDFSAGEVTRAMTRLGFTCRTISAAAPPLPFAPGTPTGM, from the coding sequence ATGCACTGCGTCATCGCCCGCTTTCCCTTCGAACTGGTCAAGAGCGAGGTCCTGCGTTCGATGAAAGGCGTCAAGCCCGAGCCTGTCACGGGTGAGTCCGTGATCATCGGCCGCCGTACCTACCCCGTGAAACAAGTGGGAGAAGTGATCACCAGGCAGGACCGGCGCGACTTCTCCGCCGGCGAAGTGACCAGGGCGATGACCCGCCTCGGCTTCACGTGCCGCACCATCTCCGCAGCCGCCCCGCCCCTCCCCTTCGCCCCCGGAACGCCGACAGGCATGTGA
- a CDS encoding cold-shock protein, with product MTTGTVKWFDPAKGFGFIEPTDGGADVFAHYAYITAGSPLDLRQGQRVSFSLIHGKKGPHAENILPS from the coding sequence ATGACCACAGGAACCGTCAAGTGGTTCGATCCGGCGAAAGGCTTCGGCTTCATCGAACCCACAGACGGCGGAGCTGACGTGTTCGCTCACTACGCCTACATCACCGCCGGCAGTCCTCTCGACCTGCGGCAGGGGCAGAGGGTGAGCTTCAGCCTCATCCACGGGAAGAAGGGGCCACACGCCGAGAACATCCTTCCCTCCTGA